One Pseudoalteromonas sp. UG3-2 DNA window includes the following coding sequences:
- the seqA gene encoding replication initiation negative regulator SeqA, with protein MKKIEIDDELYQYIASNTQSIGESASEILRRLLKLTPGVSKAPEPVKPDTAASTSSENNTAKEKPKATPEPSKPAANVFNILNKEELAMQKGVVGRFLFILAAFHRTHKEDFSNVLDIKGRDRIYFATSKEALLESGSSMNPKNIVDSEYWVMTNSNTTRKKMMLHEVAKVLGYTDEAAEKIRDYL; from the coding sequence ATGAAAAAAATAGAAATAGATGACGAGCTTTATCAATACATTGCAAGCAACACCCAGAGCATCGGTGAGAGTGCTTCGGAGATATTGCGTCGTTTATTAAAACTGACTCCTGGCGTTAGCAAAGCACCTGAGCCTGTTAAGCCGGACACTGCAGCAAGTACGAGTAGCGAAAATAACACTGCAAAAGAAAAGCCCAAAGCGACTCCTGAGCCAAGCAAACCCGCTGCTAATGTATTTAATATTCTCAACAAAGAAGAATTAGCAATGCAAAAAGGAGTGGTTGGTCGCTTCTTATTTATTTTGGCCGCCTTCCACCGTACGCACAAAGAAGATTTTAGTAATGTTTTAGACATTAAAGGTCGTGACCGCATATACTTTGCAACGAGCAAAGAAGCCTTATTGGAGAGCGGTAGCAGTATGAACCCAAAAAACATCGTCGACAGCGAATACTGGGTGATGACCAACTCCAATACTACGCGCAAAAAAATGATGCTTCATGAGGTAGCTAAGGTGTTAGGTTATACCGATGAAGCGGCTGAAAAAATCCGAGACTACCTATAA